The Oharaeibacter diazotrophicus genome has a segment encoding these proteins:
- a CDS encoding tetratricopeptide repeat protein — MEPTSVPQSPYAAIDLAEGRRRHGAGDLPGAETIYRALLAARPDDAGVLHLLGVVRHQRGRPAEAVELIEAALQRAPDLSAAWQNIVLPLAVLGRGEDALRASAEAVRRAPDSAGAWTNRALAALVAENPALAAEAAEVSIALDPAQAVAWEHLGNARLRQGRADIAERHFRRSLAIGPGRHDALFGLASALEETDRPNEAAVIWRGLVERDPADVPARTHLGAALRAAGDVAGAVAAWADGPRSPVIDYNLGCARLLAGDWAAGWRGYERRWDVPVEPVPAKVAGLPLWTGAGPVGTLLVHHEQGLGDTVQFACLVPRLLDRVQRVVLVCQRPLKALISGMVPIRAAGERVVVVADGDPPPASDAWVALLSLPHRLGLLPETVAARPYVVADPARVARWRARLDALPPPRGAGRPFRVGVVWQGNPKAPVERGRSFPLSVLAPLAAVPGVQLISLQKGVGAEQVAAAPFPVHGLGDDFDAGSDAFLDTVAVGASLDLVVTSCTSTAHVLAAAGRPVWLMLRAVPDWRWGTTGETTPWYPTMRLFRQARRGDWAELASRVAEALRAAAATGGRDDAALARAFDAAIERHRGGRPDLAIPDYRRRLVAAPDDARAMNFLGLALLETGRGDPAAAAEAASLARTSAALAGGDRDIVSNAAVVLKSLGRADEAEALLRRVLAADPAHPPSVQNLVNLLIAKGDAGEAVRVANTAAGRTPREPTILKSLAAALRAVKRPAEAAAALRLALAQTPDDVVSRNTLGSVLVEAGDEAGARTAFEEVLERAPDDVDGFSNLGVVEKRLAGPELAIWFYHRALARNPRNVDARANLGSALVEMGRWDLAGDVFRAALQLRPEHPEARMALGMTLLAAGRYEEGFREYEGRIRSERLGLLTGTPKGVPRWQGEPIAGRSVLVIAEQGFGDILQFVRYATVLKAMGASRVVVGCRARLGPLLATAAGVDAVAVEGGPVPKVDFHVFAMSLPHLCGTTLDSVPAPVPYLAADPERVTAWAERLAARPGLRVGIVWQGNPDPGVDRGRSLPLAMLEPLAAVPGVRLIALQKGPGSEQVAALGDRFAVESLGPDFDEGPAAFLDTAAVMANLDLVVTTDTSVLHLAGALGRPTFALLKRHAEWRFMREREDTPWYPTVRLFRQTDAEADTPAPFAGPIRRAAEALAAVVRGDRMALLPRPAGTLAPVPARPVAERFAAALALHRAGQTERARGLYAAVLADEPGHVEAVHMLGAMALQTQDWRRALILLREAGRMGLASAEWRANLAVALRRTGRTEEAATLLRALIAEEPRAEAHATLGGILADDGRFAEALPHLERAVTLDPRNALFRRNLGNALREAGRYEPALAELEQAVTLAPDDAEARIDRAHARLILGDYAGGFADYEWRFGGLEMGRRSFAVPRWDGYPFPGTLLVHGEQGLGDHIQFVRFVRMAAERCDRVLLEVRRPLMGLFGHLHPNVTVVEQGGDLPPFDAEVAILSLPHVLGLGRDGLGMDAPYLFAEVARIARWRDWLGRFDGLTVGLAWQGNPKARADKGRSPPLAALAPLFQVPGVRFVALQKEHGLDQLGAFTGAPILRPPPEFDAGPDAFLDSAAVMAVADLVVTSDTALAHLAGALARPTFLMLKHSPDWRWLAAGETSPWYPTMRLVRQPARGDWASVGRAVAAALAAVATP; from the coding sequence TTGGAACCGACGTCCGTCCCCCAGAGCCCCTATGCCGCCATAGACCTCGCCGAGGGCCGGCGGCGCCACGGCGCGGGCGACCTGCCGGGGGCCGAGACGATCTACCGGGCCCTGCTCGCCGCCCGTCCCGACGACGCCGGGGTGCTGCACTTGCTCGGCGTCGTCCGGCACCAGCGCGGCCGGCCGGCCGAGGCGGTCGAGCTGATCGAGGCGGCGCTGCAGCGCGCCCCGGACCTTTCCGCCGCGTGGCAGAACATCGTGCTGCCGCTCGCCGTGCTCGGCCGTGGCGAGGACGCGCTGCGCGCCTCCGCCGAGGCGGTGCGGCGCGCGCCCGACTCCGCCGGCGCCTGGACCAACCGTGCGCTGGCGGCGCTGGTCGCCGAGAATCCCGCGCTCGCCGCCGAGGCCGCCGAGGTCTCGATCGCGCTCGATCCGGCGCAGGCGGTCGCCTGGGAGCACCTCGGCAACGCAAGGCTGCGCCAGGGTCGCGCCGACATCGCCGAGCGCCACTTCCGCCGCTCGCTCGCGATCGGCCCCGGCCGACACGACGCGCTGTTCGGGCTCGCCTCGGCGCTCGAGGAGACCGACCGGCCGAACGAGGCGGCGGTGATCTGGCGCGGCCTCGTCGAGCGCGATCCCGCCGACGTGCCGGCGCGCACCCATCTAGGCGCGGCGCTGCGCGCCGCCGGCGACGTCGCCGGCGCCGTCGCCGCCTGGGCCGACGGGCCGCGCTCGCCGGTGATCGACTACAATCTCGGCTGCGCCCGACTGCTCGCCGGCGACTGGGCCGCCGGCTGGCGCGGCTACGAGCGGCGCTGGGACGTGCCGGTGGAGCCGGTCCCGGCCAAGGTCGCCGGCCTGCCGCTCTGGACCGGCGCGGGACCGGTCGGCACGCTGCTGGTCCACCACGAGCAGGGCCTCGGCGACACGGTGCAGTTCGCCTGTCTGGTGCCGCGTCTGCTCGACCGCGTCCAGCGCGTCGTCCTCGTCTGCCAGCGCCCGCTGAAGGCGCTGATCTCGGGCATGGTGCCGATCCGGGCGGCCGGCGAGCGGGTGGTCGTGGTCGCCGACGGCGATCCGCCGCCGGCCTCGGACGCCTGGGTGGCGCTGCTGTCGCTGCCGCACCGGCTGGGTCTCCTGCCGGAGACGGTCGCCGCCCGGCCCTACGTGGTCGCCGATCCCGCCCGGGTGGCGCGCTGGCGGGCGCGGCTCGACGCCCTGCCGCCGCCGCGCGGCGCGGGGCGGCCGTTCCGGGTCGGCGTCGTCTGGCAGGGCAACCCGAAGGCACCGGTGGAGCGCGGCCGCTCCTTTCCGCTCTCGGTCCTCGCCCCGCTCGCCGCGGTGCCGGGCGTCCAGCTGATATCGTTGCAGAAGGGCGTCGGCGCCGAGCAGGTCGCGGCGGCGCCGTTCCCGGTCCACGGCCTCGGCGACGACTTCGACGCCGGGTCCGACGCCTTCCTCGACACCGTCGCCGTCGGCGCCTCGCTCGACCTCGTCGTCACCTCGTGTACCTCGACCGCCCACGTGCTGGCGGCGGCGGGCCGGCCGGTCTGGCTGATGCTGCGCGCGGTGCCGGACTGGCGCTGGGGTACCACCGGCGAGACGACGCCGTGGTATCCGACCATGCGGCTGTTCCGGCAGGCGCGCCGCGGCGACTGGGCCGAACTCGCTTCCCGTGTCGCCGAGGCGCTGCGCGCCGCCGCGGCCACCGGCGGGCGCGACGACGCCGCGCTCGCCCGCGCCTTCGACGCCGCGATCGAGCGTCACCGCGGCGGCCGTCCCGACCTCGCCATCCCCGATTACCGCCGCCGCCTCGTCGCCGCCCCCGACGACGCCCGGGCGATGAACTTCCTCGGCCTCGCCCTGCTCGAGACCGGCCGCGGCGACCCCGCGGCCGCCGCCGAAGCGGCGTCGCTGGCGCGGACCTCGGCCGCGCTCGCCGGCGGCGACCGCGACATCGTCAGCAACGCCGCGGTGGTGCTGAAGTCGCTCGGGCGCGCCGACGAGGCCGAGGCGCTGCTGAGGCGCGTGCTCGCCGCCGACCCGGCCCATCCGCCGTCGGTGCAGAACCTCGTCAACCTCCTGATCGCCAAGGGCGACGCCGGCGAGGCGGTGCGCGTCGCCAATACGGCCGCCGGCCGGACGCCACGCGAGCCGACGATCCTGAAGTCGCTCGCCGCCGCGCTGCGCGCCGTCAAGCGCCCGGCCGAGGCGGCCGCGGCGCTCCGTCTCGCGCTGGCGCAGACCCCCGACGACGTCGTCTCGCGCAACACCCTCGGCAGCGTGCTGGTGGAGGCCGGCGACGAGGCCGGCGCGCGCACCGCCTTCGAGGAGGTGCTGGAGCGCGCGCCCGACGACGTCGACGGCTTCTCCAACCTCGGCGTGGTCGAGAAGCGGCTCGCCGGGCCGGAACTGGCGATCTGGTTCTACCACCGGGCGCTCGCCCGCAACCCGCGCAACGTCGACGCCCGCGCCAACCTCGGCAGCGCCCTGGTGGAGATGGGCCGCTGGGACCTCGCCGGCGACGTCTTCCGCGCCGCCCTCCAGCTCCGCCCCGAGCATCCCGAGGCGCGGATGGCGCTCGGCATGACGCTGCTCGCCGCCGGACGCTACGAGGAGGGCTTCCGCGAATACGAGGGCCGGATCCGATCGGAGCGCCTCGGCCTCCTGACCGGGACGCCCAAGGGCGTGCCGCGCTGGCAGGGCGAGCCGATCGCGGGCCGGTCGGTGCTGGTGATCGCCGAGCAGGGCTTCGGCGACATCCTGCAATTCGTCCGCTACGCCACCGTCCTGAAGGCGATGGGGGCGAGCCGCGTCGTGGTCGGCTGCCGCGCCCGGCTCGGGCCACTGCTCGCGACCGCCGCCGGCGTCGACGCCGTCGCGGTCGAGGGCGGGCCGGTGCCGAAGGTGGACTTCCACGTTTTCGCGATGAGCCTGCCGCATCTCTGCGGCACCACCCTCGACAGCGTGCCGGCGCCGGTGCCCTATCTCGCCGCCGATCCCGAGCGGGTCACCGCCTGGGCCGAGCGGCTGGCGGCGCGGCCGGGCTTGCGGGTCGGCATCGTCTGGCAGGGCAATCCCGACCCCGGCGTCGACCGCGGCCGCTCGCTGCCGCTCGCCATGCTGGAGCCGCTGGCGGCGGTGCCCGGGGTGCGGCTGATCGCGCTCCAGAAGGGCCCCGGCTCGGAGCAGGTCGCCGCGCTCGGCGACCGCTTCGCCGTCGAGAGCCTCGGCCCCGACTTCGACGAGGGCCCGGCCGCCTTCCTCGACACCGCCGCGGTGATGGCCAACCTCGACCTCGTCGTCACCACCGACACCTCGGTGCTGCACCTCGCCGGCGCGCTCGGCCGGCCGACCTTCGCGCTGTTGAAGCGCCACGCCGAGTGGCGCTTCATGCGCGAGCGCGAGGACACGCCCTGGTATCCGACCGTTCGGCTGTTCCGCCAGACCGACGCCGAGGCCGACACGCCGGCGCCCTTCGCCGGGCCGATCCGCCGTGCCGCCGAGGCGCTGGCCGCGGTGGTGCGCGGCGACCGCATGGCGCTCCTGCCCCGGCCGGCCGGCACCCTCGCCCCGGTGCCGGCACGGCCGGTCGCCGAGCGCTTCGCGGCGGCGCTGGCCCTGCACCGGGCCGGGCAGACCGAGCGGGCGCGCGGGCTCTACGCCGCCGTGCTCGCCGACGAGCCCGGTCACGTCGAGGCCGTGCACATGCTGGGCGCCATGGCGCTGCAGACGCAGGACTGGCGCCGCGCCCTGATCCTCCTGCGCGAGGCGGGCCGGATGGGCCTCGCCAGCGCGGAATGGCGCGCCAACCTCGCCGTCGCGCTGCGCCGGACCGGCCGGACCGAGGAGGCCGCGACCCTCCTCAGGGCGCTGATCGCCGAGGAGCCGCGCGCCGAGGCCCACGCCACGCTCGGCGGCATCCTCGCCGACGACGGCCGCTTCGCCGAGGCGCTGCCGCATCTCGAGCGGGCGGTGACGCTCGACCCGCGCAATGCCCTGTTCCGGCGCAACCTCGGCAACGCGCTCCGCGAGGCCGGGCGCTACGAGCCGGCGCTGGCCGAACTCGAGCAGGCGGTGACGCTCGCCCCCGACGACGCCGAGGCGCGGATCGACCGCGCCCACGCTCGGCTGATCCTCGGCGACTACGCCGGCGGCTTCGCCGACTACGAATGGCGCTTCGGCGGCCTCGAGATGGGCCGGCGCAGCTTCGCGGTGCCGCGCTGGGACGGCTATCCCTTCCCCGGCACGCTGCTGGTGCACGGCGAGCAGGGCCTCGGCGACCACATCCAGTTCGTCCGCTTCGTGCGGATGGCGGCGGAGCGTTGCGACCGGGTGCTGCTCGAGGTGCGCCGGCCGCTGATGGGCCTGTTCGGCCACCTGCACCCGAACGTCACGGTGGTCGAACAGGGCGGCGATCTGCCGCCGTTCGACGCCGAGGTGGCGATCCTGTCGCTGCCGCACGTGCTCGGCCTCGGCCGCGACGGCCTCGGCATGGACGCGCCCTATCTCTTCGCCGAGGTGGCACGGATCGCCCGCTGGCGCGACTGGCTCGGCCGCTTCGACGGGCTCACCGTCGGCCTCGCCTGGCAGGGCAACCCGAAGGCGCGGGCCGACAAGGGCCGCTCGCCGCCGCTGGCGGCGCTGGCGCCTCTGTTCCAGGTGCCGGGCGTGCGCTTCGTCGCCTTGCAGAAGGAGCACGGCCTCGACCAGCTCGGCGCCTTTACCGGCGCGCCGATCCTGCGGCCGCCGCCGGAGTTCGACGCGGGCCCCGACGCCTTCCTCGACAGCGCCGCGGTGATGGCGGTCGCCGACCTCGTCGTCACCTCCGACACCGCGCTCGCCCATCTCGCCGGCGCCCTGGCGCGGCCGACCTTCCTGATGCTGAAGCACTCGCCGGACTGGCGCTGGCTCGCCGCCGGCGAGACCAGCCCGTGGTATCCGACGATGCGCCTCGTCCGCCAGCCGGCGCGCGGCGACTGGGCGTCGGTCGGCCGGGCGGTCGCGGCGGCGCTCGCGGCGGTGGCGACGCCATGA
- a CDS encoding tetratricopeptide repeat protein, producing the protein MSRAVLEAAFAEHRAGRLDAAVAGYRAVLADDPRDADALNLLAVARRAQGAVGEAIGLLARAVTVKPGFVDAWYNYGNALAAAGEHGGAANAYRRVVALEPERAAAHASLGVTLAEVGDLAGAAAAYERALAVDPEHAVARHNLGNLLPDLGRPHEGAAHLRRVAAARPDLAEARYNLAIALLRLGDYATGFRLYESRWDAPGFTGRRFYRRLPTWTGAPFQGRRLVVHAEQGLGDTLQFVRFAPLVRSLGGTLTLQVQSGLVRLLDGLKGADAVVGEGAEVPGQDLVAPMMSLPHLLGLTLGSIPARVPYLFADLERVARWRDRLHPRAGERLVAVGFRGNPAGSIDRGRSLSDPALLAPLAAVPGVRLIAVNKLDPAETVEVGGVTRLAAEMALEHPGPGFDAGPDAFLDTAAMMALCDGVVTTDTSLAHLAGALGRPTILMVKTNPDWRWMLGRTDSPWYPTMRLVRQETAGDWAGVVDVVARLLAEGS; encoded by the coding sequence TTGAGCCGGGCCGTGCTGGAAGCCGCCTTCGCCGAGCACCGCGCCGGCCGCCTCGACGCCGCCGTCGCCGGCTACCGCGCCGTGCTCGCCGACGATCCGCGCGACGCCGACGCGCTCAACCTGCTCGCCGTCGCCCGGCGTGCGCAGGGGGCGGTCGGCGAGGCGATCGGGCTGCTCGCCCGGGCGGTCACGGTCAAGCCCGGTTTCGTCGACGCCTGGTACAACTATGGCAACGCGCTCGCCGCCGCAGGCGAGCACGGCGGCGCCGCCAACGCCTACCGGCGGGTCGTGGCGCTGGAGCCGGAGCGCGCCGCCGCCCACGCCTCGCTCGGCGTCACGCTCGCCGAGGTCGGCGACCTCGCGGGCGCGGCGGCGGCCTACGAGCGCGCGCTCGCGGTCGATCCGGAGCACGCCGTCGCCCGCCACAACCTCGGCAACCTTTTGCCCGACCTCGGCCGGCCGCACGAGGGCGCGGCGCACCTGCGCCGGGTCGCGGCGGCGCGGCCGGACCTCGCCGAGGCGCGCTACAACCTCGCCATCGCGCTGCTCCGGCTCGGCGACTACGCCACCGGCTTCCGGCTCTACGAATCGCGCTGGGACGCGCCGGGCTTCACCGGTCGGCGCTTCTACCGCCGGCTGCCGACCTGGACCGGTGCGCCGTTCCAGGGCCGCCGGTTGGTGGTCCACGCCGAGCAGGGCCTCGGCGACACGCTGCAATTCGTCCGCTTCGCGCCGCTGGTGCGCTCGCTCGGCGGCACGCTGACGCTGCAAGTGCAGTCGGGCCTCGTCCGTCTGCTCGACGGGCTCAAGGGCGCGGACGCCGTGGTCGGGGAGGGCGCCGAGGTGCCGGGCCAGGACCTCGTCGCGCCGATGATGAGCCTGCCGCACCTGCTAGGCCTGACGCTCGGGTCGATCCCGGCGCGGGTGCCCTACCTGTTCGCCGACCTCGAACGGGTGGCGCGCTGGCGCGACCGGCTGCACCCGCGGGCCGGCGAGCGGCTGGTCGCGGTCGGCTTCCGCGGCAATCCCGCCGGCTCGATCGACCGCGGCCGCAGTCTCTCCGATCCGGCGCTGCTCGCCCCGCTCGCGGCCGTGCCGGGGGTGCGGCTGATCGCGGTCAACAAGCTCGACCCGGCCGAGACCGTGGAGGTCGGCGGTGTCACCCGGCTCGCGGCGGAGATGGCGTTGGAGCATCCCGGCCCCGGCTTCGACGCCGGCCCCGACGCCTTCCTCGACACCGCCGCGATGATGGCGCTCTGCGACGGCGTGGTGACCACCGACACCTCGCTCGCCCACCTCGCCGGCGCGCTCGGCCGGCCGACCATCCTGATGGTCAAGACCAACCCGGACTGGCGCTGGATGCTCGGGCGGACCGATTCGCCGTGGTACCCGACCATGCGCCTCGTGCGCCAGGAGACCGCCGGCGACTGGGCCGGCGTGGTCGACGTCGTGGCGCGGCTGCTGGCGGAAGGGTCGTAG
- a CDS encoding glycosyltransferase family 4 protein produces MRRRAVIHWGISSFFGWGIYGLNLALNWSADPAIEPLCSFPIDENQVVVDALKRRQLAPFLAGSASLQTQIARYAGGEVAVDVPLLAALGNDFAVPKAAGDVRLNGRPTVGVVFFEIPQLSEQARANARALPLIVTGSTWNERILREWGVDHVRTVIQGVDPTVFHPAPRAGILGDRFKVFSGGKLELRKGQDLVLAAFRIFAERHPDALLVTAWHSPWYQFAKAIDLSRRVAPVVYAGDKVDVPGWARACGIRDDQFVDLGAVPNAFVPPILREMDVALFPNRSEGGTNLVAMEAMACGVPTILSANTGHLDLIEPGNCFALERQNPVSGPGAGVGATPGWGDSDLDEIVAALETAYSDREDARRRGAAGAETMHRFTWADTARGMRDIVLSL; encoded by the coding sequence ATGCGGCGGCGCGCGGTGATCCACTGGGGCATCTCCAGCTTCTTCGGCTGGGGCATCTACGGCCTCAACCTCGCCCTGAACTGGTCGGCAGATCCGGCGATCGAGCCGCTGTGCTCCTTTCCGATCGACGAGAACCAGGTGGTGGTGGACGCCCTGAAGCGGCGCCAGCTCGCGCCCTTCCTCGCCGGCTCCGCCAGCCTGCAGACCCAGATCGCGCGCTACGCCGGCGGCGAGGTCGCGGTCGACGTGCCGCTGCTCGCCGCTCTCGGCAACGACTTCGCCGTGCCGAAGGCCGCCGGCGACGTCCGCCTGAACGGCCGACCGACCGTCGGCGTCGTGTTCTTCGAGATCCCGCAGCTGTCGGAACAGGCGCGCGCCAACGCCCGCGCGCTGCCGCTGATCGTCACCGGCTCGACCTGGAACGAGCGCATCCTGCGCGAATGGGGCGTCGACCACGTCCGCACCGTGATCCAGGGCGTCGACCCCACGGTGTTCCACCCGGCCCCGCGCGCCGGCATCCTCGGCGACCGCTTCAAGGTGTTCTCCGGCGGCAAGCTCGAGCTGCGCAAGGGTCAGGACCTCGTGCTCGCCGCCTTCCGGATCTTCGCCGAGCGCCACCCGGACGCCCTGCTGGTCACCGCGTGGCACAGCCCGTGGTACCAGTTCGCCAAGGCGATCGACCTGTCGCGCCGGGTCGCGCCGGTGGTCTACGCCGGCGACAAGGTCGACGTCCCCGGCTGGGCGCGCGCCTGCGGCATCCGCGACGACCAGTTCGTCGACCTCGGCGCCGTGCCGAACGCCTTCGTGCCGCCGATCCTGCGCGAGATGGACGTGGCGCTGTTCCCGAACCGCTCGGAGGGCGGCACCAACCTCGTCGCCATGGAGGCGATGGCCTGCGGCGTGCCGACCATCCTGTCGGCCAACACCGGCCACCTCGACCTGATCGAGCCCGGCAACTGCTTCGCGCTCGAGCGGCAGAACCCGGTGAGCGGCCCGGGCGCAGGCGTCGGCGCCACGCCCGGCTGGGGCGACAGCGACCTCGACGAGATCGTCGCCGCCCTCGAGACGGCCTATTCCGACCGCGAGGACGCCCGCCGCCGCGGCGCCGCCGGCGCCGAGACCATGCACCGCTTCACCTGGGCCGACACCGCCCGCGGCATGCGCGACATCGTGCTCTCGCTCTGA
- a CDS encoding peptidase domain-containing ABC transporter gives MDAALAAFAVIAERQGAALSAARLAVRHGVDGPVATDRLVRIAEAEGFRARAAKLDFAHLAGLGEAYPVLLRLTDGSTLIAEGFVRNDRVEAVMVRDPAAPTAPMVAVDAVRLGALWDGETVFLRRRHDVTAEDRPFGLGWMAGMVLRERRLFRDVAIAALVLSVLTLVPPFLYMIVIDKVLVHHRTETLLATFGVVLVVLGFETVLGYLRRAMVATATQRIDARIQVQMFDRLVGLPIDFFDRTATGLVAYKLGEVRRIRGFLTGQLFTTLLDATTLVVLIPAMILLDATLAAFVIAVSLVMAVIVFLYIRPMAGAYQRVLETEHKKNAFLIEAIHGARTVKSLALETRKRREWDVRVAASVRAQTALQNLANQPQTLLAPLERLIYAGSLALGGWMAIHDDKAMFAGTLVAFTMIATRATQPIVQIAALMQQVQEVRGAVAQVASVVNVAPEPRRSGGARPEMSGEISFTDVRFFYPDARTPALDGVSFAIEPGTVVGIMGRSGSGKTTVTRLLQGLHQGYEGLVKFDGVELREIDLDHLRSKMGVVLQESFLFQGSIRDNILAAAPDAGVQAMIDAARLAGAEEFVERLPRSYDTPIEENGSNLSGGQRQRLAIARALVTDPPILVFDEATSALDPESEAIVNANLRRIAHGRTVIVISHRLTSLVDCDQILVMDKGRVIDAGRHGDLLARSDVYRHLWFQQNRHLSRDDADDHGHATAHARG, from the coding sequence GTGGACGCCGCGCTGGCCGCCTTCGCGGTGATCGCGGAGCGCCAGGGCGCGGCGCTGTCGGCGGCCCGATTGGCGGTCCGGCACGGCGTCGACGGACCGGTCGCGACCGACCGTCTCGTCCGCATCGCGGAGGCCGAGGGCTTTCGGGCGCGCGCCGCCAAGCTCGACTTCGCCCATCTCGCCGGGCTCGGCGAGGCCTATCCCGTGCTGCTGCGCCTCACCGACGGCTCGACGCTGATCGCCGAGGGCTTCGTGCGCAACGACCGCGTCGAGGCGGTGATGGTGCGCGACCCCGCCGCGCCGACCGCGCCGATGGTGGCGGTCGACGCGGTGCGTCTCGGCGCGCTCTGGGACGGCGAGACGGTGTTCTTGCGCCGGCGCCACGACGTCACCGCCGAGGACCGGCCGTTCGGCCTCGGCTGGATGGCCGGGATGGTGCTGCGCGAGCGCCGGCTGTTCCGCGACGTCGCGATCGCGGCGCTGGTGCTGTCGGTGCTGACGCTGGTGCCGCCGTTCCTCTACATGATCGTGATCGACAAGGTGCTGGTGCACCACCGCACCGAGACGCTGCTCGCCACCTTCGGCGTCGTGCTGGTGGTGCTCGGCTTCGAGACGGTGCTCGGCTACCTGCGCCGGGCCATGGTGGCGACCGCGACCCAGCGGATCGACGCCCGCATCCAGGTGCAGATGTTCGATCGTTTGGTCGGCCTGCCGATCGACTTCTTCGACCGCACCGCCACCGGCCTCGTCGCCTACAAGCTCGGCGAGGTCCGCCGGATCCGCGGCTTCCTCACCGGCCAGCTGTTCACCACGCTGCTCGACGCCACCACGCTCGTGGTGCTGATTCCGGCGATGATCCTGCTCGACGCCACGCTCGCCGCCTTCGTGATCGCGGTGTCGCTGGTGATGGCGGTGATCGTGTTCCTCTACATCCGCCCGATGGCGGGGGCCTACCAGCGCGTGCTCGAGACCGAGCACAAGAAGAACGCCTTCCTGATCGAGGCGATCCACGGCGCCCGCACGGTCAAGTCGCTGGCGCTCGAGACCCGCAAGCGGCGCGAATGGGACGTCCGCGTCGCCGCCTCGGTGCGGGCGCAGACGGCGCTGCAGAACCTCGCCAACCAGCCGCAGACCCTGCTCGCCCCGCTCGAACGGCTGATCTACGCCGGCTCGCTCGCCCTCGGCGGCTGGATGGCGATCCACGACGACAAGGCGATGTTCGCCGGCACGTTGGTCGCCTTCACGATGATCGCGACCCGCGCGACCCAGCCGATCGTGCAGATCGCCGCGCTGATGCAGCAGGTCCAGGAGGTCCGCGGCGCGGTCGCCCAGGTCGCCTCGGTAGTCAACGTCGCGCCCGAGCCGCGCCGGTCCGGCGGGGCGCGGCCCGAGATGTCGGGCGAGATCTCGTTCACGGACGTGCGCTTCTTCTACCCCGACGCCCGCACGCCGGCGCTCGACGGCGTCTCCTTCGCGATCGAGCCGGGCACGGTGGTCGGCATCATGGGCCGCTCCGGCTCGGGCAAGACCACGGTGACGCGGCTGCTGCAGGGCCTGCACCAGGGCTACGAGGGTCTCGTCAAGTTCGACGGCGTCGAGCTGCGCGAGATCGACCTCGACCACCTGCGCTCCAAGATGGGTGTCGTCCTCCAGGAGAGCTTCCTGTTCCAGGGCTCGATCCGCGACAACATCCTCGCCGCCGCCCCCGACGCCGGGGTGCAGGCGATGATCGACGCGGCCCGGCTCGCCGGCGCCGAGGAGTTCGTCGAGCGGCTGCCGCGCAGCTACGACACGCCGATCGAGGAGAACGGCTCCAACCTCTCCGGCGGCCAGCGCCAGCGCCTCGCGATCGCCCGCGCCCTCGTCACCGATCCGCCGATCCTGGTGTTCGACGAGGCGACCAGCGCGCTCGATCCGGAGAGCGAGGCGATCGTCAACGCCAACCTGCGCCGGATCGCGCACGGACGCACGGTGATCGTGATCTCGCACCGCCTGACCTCGCTGGTCGACTGCGACCAGATCCTGGTGATGGACAAGGGGCGGGTGATCGACGCCGGCCGCCACGGCGACCTCCTCGCCCGCTCCGACGTCTATCGTCACCTGTGGTTCCAGCAGAACCGTCACCTTTCCCGGGACGACGCCGATGACCACGGTCACGCGACCGCGCACGCGCGCGGCTGA